One Corallococcus exiguus DNA segment encodes these proteins:
- a CDS encoding phage major capsid protein — MSRIDNSTLLAKADLALADLTAGGGVLQPAQAQKFLRLLIKQSVLLQQCTVVPMAAPKQQFSKLKFGSRILRPGQEATAVPAAQRVKPDLSQVELDAKLFKGEVRLSDEVLEDSIERGELRQTLMEMLADAISRDMEEILVNGDTASADPFLATMDGVLKQATSNVVDAAGAPISKDVLGDLLKSLPSEHLRDKSSMGFLLPR; from the coding sequence ATGAGTCGTATCGACAACAGCACCCTCTTGGCCAAGGCGGACCTGGCCCTCGCCGACCTCACGGCCGGCGGCGGCGTCCTCCAGCCGGCGCAGGCGCAGAAGTTCCTGCGCCTGCTGATTAAACAATCCGTCCTGCTGCAGCAGTGCACCGTCGTTCCCATGGCGGCACCCAAGCAGCAGTTCTCCAAGCTGAAGTTCGGCAGCCGCATCCTCCGTCCGGGACAGGAGGCCACCGCCGTCCCCGCCGCGCAGCGTGTGAAGCCGGACCTCTCCCAGGTGGAGCTGGACGCGAAGCTCTTCAAGGGCGAAGTGCGACTCTCCGACGAAGTGCTCGAAGACAGCATCGAGCGCGGCGAGCTGCGGCAGACGCTCATGGAGATGCTCGCGGACGCCATCTCCAGGGACATGGAGGAGATCCTCGTCAACGGGGACACGGCCTCGGCGGACCCCTTCCTCGCCACGATGGATGGCGTACTGAAGCAGGCCACCAGCAACGTCGTCGACGCGGCCGGCGCGCCCATCAGCAAGGACGTCCTCGGCGACCTGCTCAAGTCGCTGCCCTCGGAGCACCTCCGCGACAAGAGCAGCATGGGGTTCCTCTTACCTCGGTAG